The Lepeophtheirus salmonis chromosome 1, UVic_Lsal_1.4, whole genome shotgun sequence genome has a segment encoding these proteins:
- the LOC121120253 gene encoding uncharacterized protein — MMLLKGFSKETRLILMTFLTTSYFLVEIIYGYISNSMALVADSFHMLSDVIALIVAFVAVHVSPKDWSKNTFGYARAEVLGALINAVFLLALCFTIFVESIKRFVIVEPISKPKNVLIVGGIGLLVNVLGLLLFHDAHGHSHGSHGHGHSHGKSDEKKQAQGGSQMNMKGVFLHICADALGSVIVMISASVIWLVDWEYEDYIDPALSLALVCLIIASTWPLLKDSALILLQTVPEHLEVRNIEEKIVAEFPEVAEVHEFHVWNLVGSRIVASLHVTLKRQSDNNMEISRKIKEFFHRQGIHSTTIQLEYGRSLLFNGIGGTTGDSEKDSYGSKEKFISILPLSYSSPNKISSCTLQCPVDEGYGGTPTELINFQDCSAATCCGPRSNSLTANPGINFLDSKKKLEITVISPRYLNLSSMYLAQIRTWKT, encoded by the exons ATGATGCTATTAAAAGGATTTTCAAAAGAAACACGTCttattttaatgacgtttttgACAACGTCATACTTCCTTGTGGAAATTATTTACGGGTATATCAGTAATTCCATGGCTTTGGTTGCTGATAGTTTTCACATGCTCTCAGATGTAATTGCTCTAATTGTAGCATTTGTAGCAGTACACGTGAGTCCCAAAGACTGGTCAAAAAATACGTTCGGATATGCTCGGGCTGAAGTTCTAGGAGCACTCATCAACGCTGTGTTTCTATTGGCTCtttgttttactatttttgtaGAGTCCATTAag agaTTTGTGATAGTGGAGCCCATAAGTAAACCTAAGAATGTTTTGATTGTTGGAGGTATTGGGCTTCTAGTTAATGTTCTTGGACTTCTCTTATTTCATGATGCACATGGGCATTCTCATGGATCCCATGGGCATGGGCATTCACATGGAAAGTCTGACGAAAAGAAGCAGGCTCAAGGAGGTAGCCAAATGAATATGAAAGGCGTTTTCCTTCATATTTGCGCTGATGCACTTGGCTCAGTCATTGTAATGATTTCAGCAAGTGTGATTTGGCTAGTAGACTGGGAATACGAGGATTATATTGATCCTGCATTAAGTTTGGCTTTAGTATGTTTAATAATTGCTTCTACTTGGCCGCTGTTGAAAGATTCAGCTTTGATCTTATTACAAACAGTTCCTGAACATTTAGAAGTACGCAACATTGAGGAAAAAATAGTTGCAGAATTTCCAGAAGTTGCAGAGGTACATGAGTTTCACGTTTGGAACTTGGTCGGATCTCGTATTGTAGCCTCTCTTCATGTTACATTGAAGCGTCAGAGTGATAATAATATGGAAATCTCCaggaaaataaaggaattttttcatCGTCAAGGGATTCATTCCACTACAATACAGTTAGAGTATGGACGATCCCTTCTCTTTAATGGAATAGGTGGAACAACCGGAGACTCTGAAAAAGACTCGTATGgaagtaaagaaaaatttatatctattctACCTCTATCATATAGCAGCCCCAACAAGATCAGTAGTTGCACACTACAATGCCCTGTAGATGAGGGCTATGGGGGAACTCCAACCGAATTAATAAATTTCCAAGACTGCTCTGCTGCAACCTGCTGTGGACCTCGATCTAATTCATTGACTGCTAACCCAGGAATAAATTTCTTAGATAGTAAAAAGAAGCTAGAAATTACAGTTATATCCCCTCGATATCTCAACCTGAGCTCAATGTACCTAGCACAGATAAGGACTTGGAAAACGTGA